taaatattatgtcaaacatatGAACAATAAgactttgaaatatttttagcgggtcaagcagtactacaaataagccaaatttcaagatcgtgtgtaattgcatcatccatgagttattaaatatttttgaggattcagctcaacgtgaacatactatagtccagtccagtgattaactaagtaatataacgaaatacgctataaaaacaggtaatataactcaagttactttacttacaaatgtaacgctttacctaagtaatgtagttactgtaacgagtctaatattacgtaatgttattactaaaagtaacgaagttactaatctcggtAATAAtgcactgagtaacacctagccacaacgaagtaatgaagcttattcacctgcttcttacttataaccaagatttgcacattgtccaacaacgtaaTCATGTCATTTGacaaggtggtagtttcacacgtgacagcttaaggctgtggacacaaagtaatataatatgtaatattattatagttactttattttattggtgatatgtaactgtaactaaatagttcagttgcaagtaatatgtaactagttacttttaaatgtaacttGCTCAACACtgcctgtcaatatactcacggtgtggtgtgccggctttcttggccacccGGCACACTACCGTATGTCTTGATTTATGCCTTGCCAGGGCTCTGGTCATCTTACTAACATCTGTGTACCCCTCCCGTTTAATTTACTAATTATTATTAGTTTGTCTAATATCATCAAATAACTATACACTAGTCCAATTGCAATACACAATTTCCACACTTATACTTTACAGTATAGTCGGTtgcaaaaagattgagatactctaatagagtagtcagccCCGGCTTGTTAGGTCACATGGGACACTACTGAGTGTTGTGATGTAGTCTAACCAATGGGAGGTAAGACACAAAATAAGTATTATTGGAAGAAATTCGTGTTAATTGCATACATGGAATTTTAATATCATGAAAGTTACATCTTAACAGAATTTGAGGATTTTAAGCTTCCTGGACATTCTGTCAGTGCTCTCTTCCCTGGTTCGTATTTAACACTGGTCGAACCATCAGGGTTTACACCAATGAATTCAGTGTAAGAAAAGGTTTTGATTGGTACATAGTTTTTAGCAGTACCTTCCAAAATGGGTCCTCTCTATAACCCTATGGCTCATGTGAACTGTCCTCTGTAGCCTAACTTTGATTGACCACTTTCTCTTTTTGCAATTGGGTAGAACACCTTTCCACAGTTGGATCACCAAAGTCAATCATTTCCAGGTATCAATTTGTAAGACAAGTGAGAAAGGGTTTGCAGTCAATTAGTACATAGACACCAATTATGCATTGTTAATGACAGAAGGGATAATCCCTTAACAGTAGACACGTAGACTATCCATTGAAGGAGTACAAGCTGTACTGGAGAGACTGGAGCTCAAAGGTAATGATGACATTGTCACTACATAATGTCATAATGATGTCATCAGGTCACTTGGAGTGGCAGGACAGCTCCAAGAGTAGATGTCTGGTGATGTGGAGGACACCAGAGGAATGGGCTAACATCATCTACCACTGGGTAAGGACTATCACACTAAGTCTAGCAACTATTTGGTTCAGAGGTGTCCTTTGGACCACCCACAACATTAGGTTAGATCACCATGGTACCTAGTTGTGTCATTTCTTCTAGATGGGTAAACTTGCAAAttacttgtagagtggttatttCATGTAGAGTGATAGTTTTGTGTTACAAGTAGTCCGTATTCAAAATCATGCAGAAATGCTTGCTAGACCACACTAGTTTTTAcctagcccaacatttttcaactcataggatagtGAGAATAACAAAACACTTTCCGTCTGGGTGGGTTTTCATGGTCATAACCAAGTCATGCATATTAATgatgtgagtattaatcaatccccTTAATGTTTAATGCCTGTCCAATTCAGGTGTATATATCCCACGAACTAACATAAGAAGTTTCAAAGTGGAAAACTTTTGTAGATAAGCAATTATGGCAAAATTCAGAGGAAAGATTTCGTAGCTAGGCAGTCACAATAGCTAATTGTATGTATAATTGCTGGATTGAGAGGAAAATTTTCGTAGGTGAAAGATGATCTAAAAAAATTTCCAACCTCAAAATTTttttacatatacagtatatctCAATACGTAGTGTTACCGACCATTCAAGCTTCATTGTCATTGGTAACACGGGAGGCCGATAACGACAGTTTTTACTTGTAAACACTTACACAGCACATGGAAATATGCCATACCTTCTGTAGGCTATATATAGTCATGAAAAATACCTTATAAGAAGCTTATACTCTCCCAGGTGTACATTTCTTGGCGGGTAGTAAATTAGCTTAAATTTGCTTTGAAACACACCAGCCAATTTCAGTAAAGCAGATCTATACCTGGCCTTATGCCTGGCCTTATGCCTGGCCTATGGTTTAAAATGAAATCACCAAATAACTTGTCCTAGTTTATGTGCTGTTAAAGTTACATCATTATCCACTAGGCACAGGATAGTGGTCTGGGGGACTCTGTGTGTACATTATATGAGATCCATTCTGGAGAGGAGAATGAATCACAAGGTTAGGATACTAATGGATACTATAGGATATTACTAATTTACTATGTTGTATAGAGTTTCACGGTATTGACATATGGATGTTGAAGAGGGTAGTGGCTGTCCTACAGAGACAAGGCAAGGCTGAACTGATAGCTGGTATGGCACCTGATGACTCTGACTCTGGAGTGAAATTCTTTTAGTTGTTAGTGTATTTCAACAATTCTACAGAAATGATAAATGTTAACTAACTAATCCTTCAGCTATTGTACATTCTGTTGTAGAGTACGTACTAGTCTCTTAGTGTAGTGTTTGTATGAAATtgctttgtgtagtgtgtgtgtgcattgtgaaATGTGTGtgttagtagtgtgtgtgtgtgtgtgtatgtaaagATGTTTATTTGGTAACCTTCAAGTCGTACTATACAGATAAGGTCAATCTTCTATACACATACAACAACAAACATGTTGGAGTATACAAGAACATACACAACTACAAAACAAATAGATGAGAAAATTTTGTATAGCTAAAACAAAGACCATGTGAGTCCTCGGGCAGCATCCAACCACAAAGAAACCCTTGTAGAGAACCACACTGTGGTAAAAAACTAAATGAAAAGAAGCCTAGCTAACTATACTACTATATGTTAATACATTATCTAGCTATGCATACAACCATTATTAATTTAGCTAACTTCCGTATATCTTCGGACACTACAGCTTTTATACTCTCACAACAACCACCTAGCATTCACGAGGGCGTGGCTGGTTTTTCTGATTAGTTCAACAGTACAAGTAATTGCGACATGTCGTAGGGTGTTCTACATTGTGTACACGTGATGTAGTCAACTACGACCTCGGTCAACTACCCTTGTCTGATTCCCCGGTCTGATCCGCGTCCAACATGAGCCAAAGTGTTTGTAAAGGAATCGACCAGTTCAAGAAGAACGATCAAGGTATGTTAAACTAACATGGTTCATTTTGTGACTCAACTGTTGGTAAGCCAAAAATCTATATAAAAATGTATTTACAAAATCAGAAGCGGGCGCCGCCAAAGAAGTTATTGATTTTAAAACTTCCTTGCAGCTCACAGTACTCCACTACTGAAGGACCTCCAAAACCACATTACTCCACACTACGCTGTACGCTGGAGAATGATAGGAACACAACTGGGTCTACCCAGTGGAACACTTGACATCATAGAATATAACAACCGGGACAGAGCTGAACCTTGCTGTAATGCCATGTTGAAGAAATGGCTTGAAGTGGACCCCTCTGCTAGTTGGGAGAAGTTGTTTGAAGTGATAGAGTCACCTGCAGTACTGTCCAGTGATCAAGCTCCTGATAAAGGTGACTAGCtatattgtgtgtgtagttttaTTTGTTGTTGCTTCTGTAGGAGTCTCCATATTGTCTGACAGAGTAAGACAACTTAATATACAAAC
This portion of the Dysidea avara chromosome 12, odDysAvar1.4, whole genome shotgun sequence genome encodes:
- the LOC136241436 gene encoding vacuolar protein-sorting-associated protein 25-like, which translates into the protein MSSFEWPWQYSFEPFFTIQPNPDTREKQLDAWCDLVLAYCKYTREYVLDVKTVATSTLFNNDQIKRRLSIEGVQAVLERLELKGHLEWQDSSKSRCLVMWRTPEEWANIIYHWAQDSGLGDSVCTLYEIHSGEENESQEFHGIDIWMLKRVVAVLQRQGKAELIAGMAPDDSDSGVKFF